One Phyllostomus discolor isolate MPI-MPIP mPhyDis1 chromosome 10, mPhyDis1.pri.v3, whole genome shotgun sequence genomic window carries:
- the LOC114507321 gene encoding LOW QUALITY PROTEIN: syncytin-1-like (The sequence of the model RefSeq protein was modified relative to this genomic sequence to represent the inferred CDS: inserted 1 base in 1 codon; substituted 1 base at 1 genomic stop codon) — protein MFSQWLFFLLLQARLHLRTYGGLQAPPGNIYHVLFGPPCECRGGTTTDYAIPSSYTQVVDCNTKTAYLAYSPTATGGMSKPTWSCVPKPSIIPAINGKPGPCPCTSFYSTMHSSCYNNVQECTLGNKVYFTAILQKTKNAANVGDWGDSSSLIGLSSTKYLQAGCQGTVGQSVCWEQTPPIHTSDGGGPQDIIRELTVQNQIEQLIENQFPKLTHHPLALPKSRGIDLDTQTTDILTATHRALNISNPTLAQDCWLCLSQGTPMPLAVPTNISALNVTEQNCTLSIPFRVQPMLFYSSPCIYKNLQNNSFDISVGFTSFTNCSHTLNHXHIPLPWSGRAFVCGNNLAFTALPANWTGLCALAALLPDIDIIPGDEPVPVPAFDHFTGRHKRALAIIPLLVGLGVSGAVATGAAGLGVAVHSYTKLSKQLVDDVQALSSTITDIQDQLDSLAEVVLQNRRGLDLLTAEQGGICLALQERCCFFANKSGIVRDKIKTLQEDLERXRNALTESPFLTAFNGLLPFLLPLLGPLIAIILFLTFAPWVLRRTTNLIRDQLNSLLGKPIQIHYHQLEMNEPALTRSIFSENALAHKFSCAPPPLMRTV, from the exons ATGTTCTCCCAATGGCTCTTCTTCCTGTTACTACAAGCACGCTTACACCTAAGAACATATGGAGGGCTTCAAGCGCCGCCTGGCAATATTTACCATGTCCTCTTTGGGCCACCGTGTGAATGCCGTGGAGGAACTACTACCGATTATGCCATCCCCTCGTCTTATACTCAGGTAGTAGACTGCAACACAAAAACAGCTTACCTAGCTTATTCACCCACAGCAACAGGGGGGATGTCCAAACCCACATGGTCCTGCGTACCTAAGCCTTCTATCATACCTGCCATTAATGGAAAGCCAGGACCATGCCCATGTACCTCCTTTTATTCAACAATGCACTCTTCTTGCTACAATAATGTTCAAGAGTGTACCCTTGGCAATAAGGTATATTTTACTGCCATactccagaaaacaaaaaatgctgcCAACGTAGGAGACTGGGGAGATAGCTCATCACTCATTGGCCTTAGTTCCACCAAATACTTACAAGCCGGCTGCCAAGGCACTGTAGGACAGTCAGTGTGCTGGGAACAAACTCCTCCTATTCACACTTCTGATGGAGGTGGGCCTCAAGATATCATAAGAGAACTCACCGTCCAGAATCAAATAGAACAGCTCATAGAAAATCAATTCCCTAAACTCACCCATCACCCTCTGGCTCTTCCCAAGTCGCGAGGAATAGATCTAGATACCCAAACGACAGACATTTTGACAGCCACCCATCGGGCACTAAATATTTCCAACCCTACACTAGCCCAGGATTGCTGGTTATGCTTAAGCCAAGGCACCCCCATGCCTCTAGCTGTCCCAACCAACATATCAGCCCTGAATGTCACCGAACAAAATTGCACCCTCAGCATACCCTTTAGAGTTCAGCCTATGCTTTTTTACTCCTCCCCCTGCATCTAtaagaacttacaaaataattcttttgatATTTCTGTTGGTTTCACTAGCTTTACCAATTGCAGCCACACGCTTAATC AGCACATCCCTCTGCCCTGGTCAGGACGAGCATTCGTTTGTGGTAATAATCTAGCTTTCACCGCCCTGCCCGCCAATTGGACAGGGCTATGTGCCCTAGCTGCCTTACTACCTGACATAGACATTATCCCAGGGGATGAACCCGTCCCCGTTCCTGCTTTTGACCACTTCACAGGACGACACAAAAGAGCCTTAGCTATTATTCCCCTGCTTGTTGGTCTAGGAGTTTCTGGAGCGGTAGCTACCGGAGCTGCAGGATTAGGAGTTGCAGTTCACTCCTATACAAAACTTTCCAAACAACTTGTCGATGATGTCCAAGCCTTGTCCAGTACTATTACTGACATTCAAGACCAACTAGACTCCCTAGCGGAGGTAGTCCTCCAGAATAGACGAGGCCTAGACTTACtcacagcagagcagggaggcatTTGTTTAGCTTTACAGGAACGATGCTGCTTTTTTGCCAACAAGTCAGGCATCGTCCGGGACAAGATTAAAACCCTTCAAGAAGATCTGGAAAGATGACGAAACGCTCTGACTGAGAGCCCTTTCCTTACAGCCTTCAACGGACtactcccctttcttctccctctcctcggGCCTTTAATAGCTATCATTCTCTTCCTGACCTTTGCTCCCTGGGTTCTCAGGCGCACCACAAACCTCATCCGAGACCAACTTAACTCCCTTCTTGGCAAACCTATCCAGATACATTATCATCAGCTAGAAATGAATGAACCGGCACTGACTCGCAGCATTTTCTCCGAGAATGCCCTCGCGCATAAATTCTCCTGTGCACCCCCACCTCTTATGAGAACAGTATAA